CAATCAAGAAATGGTGCTTCGCTCTAAAAATCCACTTGATCTTTTCAAGATCGTCTACGATAACACAATCATGGATGTCGTTTTGGGGCGTATGGCTAAAAACCAAGAATTCTGCGAGAAATATCTGGAAGACGAGGAGTTTAGGCGTGAAGTAGATAAAATTCTTCTTCCACTTGTTCACGAGCGGCTATCGAAAATGTAGGAGGGCAGACCGCAAGGGAAAAGATGATATTCACTTCACAAAAGGGTGTATCGACTTCATCATGGCAGTCGTAAACGTTATATTTGGTTTTTCTGAACTGCAGCGTGGCTATTTTTGAAGATTGCAGTTCTATACACAATGATATCTCATTGAATACATGATGATTTTGATTTTCCGACTAATACGCAAAGGAAGAATCATAGGTTAAAGATATCTCCAATATTGAACATATTTTTTCTGTCCGTTCCGGAGTGGAGGAAAAAATTGCGAAGGTGAAAAAATTTCGGCTTAATGGTATCTGAGTATAGCCGCGTGTAGATACTTTTAGTATCCAGTTCAAATGCAATATTATTGAAATCTAATTGGTAGCATATTTGATAAGATGAATGTGAAGAAGCAGGAAATGTTGATTTGTATTCAATATTATATTGAGGAGAGAAATATTTAATTAAAGCAGCTTCAATAACAGTTATTTGTTGGTCCAAAGGAATAGGGGTGTTGTTCACCTTTTTATACTGTTCGACCGATTCATCAAAATCATGGATGGCATCTATGCCTATCGAACCTAACATTGATATAAGATATGGTGCAAATTCCCATAGAATGAGCCAGATTTCTTCGTTTAGATTGTTATCCATGAAATCAGCATAGATCTGTTGTAGTGTACTATGAGAACTTAGCCGTTCAGCAGCTAGCCTTTGCCCGTTTTCTCCGAAAGCCTGCCCAATATATAAGATTTTTAGATCAAGTATTTCTTTATATTCAGGAATGGAGGATACATAAAGCAAGGATGATTTTCCATCTGTCAGGATTTTACCCTTCTCATCCATTATATGGATCCTGTTGCATGCCTCGTTGAGCTTATAATTTGAAAAACCAAGGGTATTAGGAAAATCATATTCCTCAGAATATTCTTTACCATTTTTAATATAATCATAGCCAACCCTGTAATAGTCCCTACCGAAATGCAATGAACTTTTTCTGAATAATATTTTCGGGCGTGAACATATCATGTAAATATGGCAAGAATGACTTTGTAAGGACCGAACTATTTCCAAATCTTTGAAATCATTTTGTTGTAATAGGTTGTGATAACCGGCTTTCATTGCAATGGTATTTTCGATCGAATAATTAGCGTGTTTCATGAATAAACCCCTTGGTCTCAATACTTTTTTCATTATCAATATTATATACTTAGAGCCAATTCTCAATTATGCACCATTCATATACATCGTAGATATTCTTGATTGAGTTGTATTGTTTACTGATAAATCTACTACTGTTGGCGTCGGGCGTAAACAACCCTAAATAGCCGGATAGAAACAACCAAATCAAGACAGTTGAAAATAACCAAAACGGATGGATGTGAAAGTTAACCAGTTTTTTCACTACTAAGGTAAGAAGATTTTCTCAAGATCTTGTAATCATATTTTTCTTAATGACGGTAAGCATTGTTTTCCTATCTAAGGTAAGCAGTTTTTTCTAGGAATAGTGAAACTTTTAAGGCGTTTTTTTGTGTTGATGCTTCATTCGATATGACTGGCCTTTCAGGGAAAAACCTCTTGCATTATAGAGAAAACGGTCAAGCAGAGCTGTCGCCAGCACAGATTCCCCCAAGAGCTTTTCGATGAGGATGATGCTCTCGAATGCACCATCGACAGGCTGTGGGACAAGGCCATTTGGATGACCTTCTCGGGGCAGAGTTATCGAGGTTCCGATAGAGAACAGATTGAGTTGAATTTCGTAAAGTTCAGATAACAAGAATTTTTGCTGATTTGGTTGTTTTATTCTGACTTTGGGTGCGACCGACCCTCAGTGGTTCTTTTTTTCCGACTAAAATTAGTTAATTTCACCCGACTCTAACACTACTTAATCTCAAGAATTTTACTCATCGTTGTTTGAATTACTTAACCCAAGCAAATTTTTCAAATTTGGAAAGAAGCGAATATCATTACATTGAATAAGGGAAAGATGTTCGTAGATAAGAGTTTTATCTAGAAGCCTTTCGTACAGACTTCTATCCCTTTCCGAATAATAAGCAATATACACATGGTTGATCTTCCCTCTCTCAATCAACTCTTGAATACGATATAGAATATGGCCATCAAGCGAATTGGTGAAGTAGTATTTCATGTCCCCAGGTGTTTCAAGATACTTGGGAAAAGCAGCAAAGAATTCATCTGTAAAAATTGCTGTCGGCGAGAAGGATACCCCATATATTAATAAGTTCTTCCAGTTCTTTTCTTCATCAAAGAAAAAGTCCAAGTCATATAATCGAGAAGGGACATCGCATTCATTAGTATGAATTCTCATCAGTCTGCTCTGTTTTTCGAAGGCGTTTGACCCAAATAAGTACGGGTACTCGAATTGTTTGCCATCATCGAAAGGGAAATATTGCAAATCCCCGTAATTGCCCAATTTCTCAACAAATCTTCCATGAATGTGTTGAACAGTTAAAGGTCTACTCATATATACGTTGTCTAGAAGCAGATCAAAATTGAGGGAAAGAATATTCTTAAATTGAGTGGAAAATTCATAACCGACTTCCTCAAGATAATCTTTGACCGCTGGTTTTGTTATTATCGAATCTTCAATTTCTCTATACCAGAAATTATAGAACAGATATAAGAATGTGAAATTATCCTTCACTGGACGATTGTGCTCTTTATCGGCAAACAGATGTTTTCCAACAAAGTATTCCATTCCATACTTTTGGATTTCTGGGATGAATGGTATGAGTGCTCGTTTTGCAGCTTTTTGTTCATCGATTATTTGCTGGTAATTTGGTATATCACGGCCAAAGACTCCGAACAATTTGAGCACTTCGCGATAGTTCGGGGAATCTACAGGTGCTCCAATCATACTGCAGACTCTTTCATTTAACTTAAGCAGCTTCTCATCAGATTTTCTAATAAGTTTTTGTTGTCGAATACGATTGAATAGAGAAGTAGTCAACCCATTTCCAAAAAGAATGGTTTCATAGGTAGGCATTATATTCGTCTCCCTACATAATATCGATTAATTATTGAATACATCATTACTCAGCCGCGAATAAAAGATTTTTGTCGAGATGTAGCTCTTTTACAAGATCATCATTTGCCTTACGATATCTCTCTCTATACTCGGGTGTGTAGTCATTGATCTTAATTCTGTAATAGTTTTCTGGTGAAATCCAGATATTTGTAAGGTCATATTTGAGTTGGCAAAACAATAGTACATAAATAGCTGTAATTGGGAAAATGTCCTTTTCTGTTCCGGATTTGTTATGATTGTTATAACTGAATTCAAACATCTTTGCTGCAATAAGAACTGCATTCGGAGTCCCATAAGCCATTACTCGGTTACTTGTTTCTCGGATATCAATCATCAATTCGTCTTGTGATTTTTGCTTGAAGATGATCGAATCAAGTAATTTCAAGATGTCTATCGGCATTTCTGATGACTGGGTAAGGTAAATATCAGTCTTTTGCTTTTGGATCTCCTGTGAGAATGAACTTCTTAATAAGAAAAAACTAACAATAAACCCAAAAACTGTAATCCCAGAATTTATGAACTCCATATCAAATCTCCTGATTGGCAATATGAAAGAAAGCCTTTAGTAAAATGAGGAGCCTTTTCATCGTCCACAATTCTTAAAGTTGCTAACGTGGTTTGTTATGTGGTTAATGATAATGGGATCACTATAAGCCAAGAAATCCCATCTGTAAATCTTTGATACCTGTCTAAGTCCAATCTTTTGAAAATCTGAATTTTCAAATCTATCCATCACCTGTGATCCATGATATGCAGAACCAATCATGCCGGACGAAGCAGAAACAATCCCCAGGGTGTATGTCATCCCAGCAACGAGTCATCGGAACAAGAAACGGGTGGCGCTGTACTGTCGTGTTAGCACGTCCATGGACCGGCAGCTGGGAAGTCTCTCCGCCCAGATTGATTTTCAGGAAGAAAGCCATTTTTCTCACTAATTTAATTTTTTGTAGCACTAATAGATTATTTCTGAGTGTATAAATCTGGGAGTTTCAGTATTAGTGTTTCGCAAGCTGAGGGGAGTGAATGAGCTGGGATAAACAAAGTTAGAATAAATCCACTCTGCAAAAACCTCCAAATAATGCTCTGGATTGCAGATTTTCTGTTTTATCCTCTTCAAAATTTGTATCAAAGATTACGGTAATAGGTCACTAGGATGAACAACAGTCCTGTTATTTATCTCATTAGAACGAACATATAAAGGAATTGTAATTCTAACATTTCTTTTCTTTGGTAGTAGTGTACCGCCGTCCTCCATGAAAAATCTTTGACTTACTAATAATTCTCCATCTATAGACATTCATTGAGGACGGTCCAATATTAATATTTAGTATCTTGTGAGATTAACTAGACAACACTCAAGATGTTAGCAAAATGGTTGGAGTATTAATTGTGTGTTCGAATACTCTTGTCAGAAATTCAGAAAAGGAGATTTTATAGGCCTTGCAATATAGCGCTAAGGTAGTGACTGTGGGGTAATTATTATTTCGATGTCCTTCTCTAAGACTTATTGTGCTTTTGGTAAATGGTGTGTATTTCTCCAATTTTTCTTGGGATAGTCCACAATCTTTTCTTAAAGACTTAAAGGCTTTTGCTACATGTATCGGTAAAATATCAAGTATTATTCTCCTTTGAATAGGTATTAACTCCCAAGATTTTAAAGTATATATTTTATTGGGAAAATTCTTGTTTATAGAAGAAATGTTACGTGAAGGTCCAAATTCAGCATAATCAAGAAATTTAAACACATCGAATTCGAGTGAATAACAGAGTCTTAGGATAGTATCCAATCTAGGATGCCACTCAGAATTGGTTGTGATTTCTGTAATCCATCTTGGATTTGACCCTGTTTTTTCACATAGTTCTTGCTCGCTTACATTATTCTCTCGTATCGCATACACGAGTGCTGCCTGGAATTGCATCATGAATTACCTCCAAAAGTGTTAGATACTTTCTAAGAAGAGAAAGAGGAGGCATTGCTTCAAGAAATTTGATTAATGATTTCTTTTATAACCTAGATTCTTGATCTGGTTAAAATATTGTATGATTTTACTATGGTTTCCTAGTTTCAGAGATGTTACAGTACTACTTCACTGAAGCAATCTCTTCCAACGTTTTTAATAGACAGAAACTATGCAGAAGCTTAAGGCTTTGATACACCTTTTAGTAAAGTGATGAGGTAGTGGCTTCAGTGTTATCGCTAATTACAACAAAACCTCCCTGCATTGCAAGGAGGTTTTATCTTTGGGCCCAGTAGGACTTGAACCTACGACCCACGGATTATGAGTCCGATGCTCTAACCAACTGAGCTATAGGCCCGAAAAGCTGTATGTAATCTAAAGGATTTTTCGAAGAATGTAAAGAATCTTTTCGTTGGTATAGATTAGTCTTCCAAAATATGCTGAAAGCCATGCTTTTTCTTGGAAAAGGGTAGTACCCATGGTACCATTACCGTACTTGGGAGAAGGAGACAATGAGTAGGCAGTATAGAGTAGTATTGTGTTTGTTCATACTTGTACTGACTTCTTATAGTGTCTTTGCTTCCTGGAGCTTTGCATATGACAGTTGGGAGGGACATCCAAGAATAGGCTCTTCCTTGGTTCCCACCGGTATTCGCTCTGGAGTAACTGGGGACTTGGACCCAATCTTTTCTGGTTGGGAAACTGACCTTATCCTCTTGGCCAAAGCAGGGTTTCATGAACGAGTTCTCTGGCAACACCCAGTAAATGGCTCTCTTCTCTCTAGTTCCCCTCTCATATTTGACCTTCTGCAGTTCGATTGGACCATTGGAATCAAGCAAAGCCTTGCTCATGACCAACAGCTCTTTCT
The sequence above is drawn from the uncultured Sphaerochaeta sp. genome and encodes:
- a CDS encoding helix-turn-helix transcriptional regulator is translated as MMQFQAALVYAIRENNVSEQELCEKTGSNPRWITEITTNSEWHPRLDTILRLCYSLEFDVFKFLDYAEFGPSRNISSINKNFPNKIYTLKSWELIPIQRRIILDILPIHVAKAFKSLRKDCGLSQEKLEKYTPFTKSTISLREGHRNNNYPTVTTLALYCKAYKISFSEFLTRVFEHTINTPTILLTS